A region from the Drosophila ananassae strain 14024-0371.13 chromosome 2L, ASM1763931v2, whole genome shotgun sequence genome encodes:
- the LOC6500982 gene encoding probable nuclear hormone receptor HR38 isoform X5, whose amino-acid sequence MTTTVQMERNPNGGGPGAMESNGEAPSAVAAGGGGGGEKNASIVGVAGQQKALDATKRKKLKSRTTSAEMQAAAAASPINQNNSGKISRGGVSYSKDHLDAWLENCLRDATNAQLSSSSEFLDFIPPTATVPKPMFVSQAGAQPQQQQQQQQQQQQQQHQQQQQQQQQPFPMRAQPYGMGTGTPFSLGIQRQSHSLSHRYPMLFPPQSFNGYGMGYAGDSGQEFASLPPLVNMMGSGGGGGGASSEHEPNSTDVLDGSGSNPNFSRGFRFSDPCLLNPSDNDSKVSGHNTPDCRNGNIGGSACDLAQQNQFFAALMEQIKILHDTNSRICQNLHETKGAYTPGMMTEVVREVKEAARVREDALLSRVKSMVEERQWSLNEGNVRILRDIDELKSHVMQLRLERKETNKRLTHLEAENKYLRQALASCYNQRPSYQDIIYENDRARGARKPFPNGGGAVTRRAHSFNLHYGTVHQTPAQATHSLEEDDEGEEEHVQEQAELDSEVQSVVTNKRLSCSSNESRSNGMPTPPTKLHSQPATHEGGPQSVRSPPSFALISDQVDPSHPPPLLPRKKEHAQIKRELSEAAAARKEANQRIIAWV is encoded by the exons ATGACAACCACAGTCCAGATGGAGAGGAACCCCAATGGCGGTGGACCCGGGGCCATGGAATCGAACGGAGAGGCACCCTCTGCGGTGGCAGCCGGCGGAGGTGGCGGCGGCGAGAAGAATGCCTCCATCGTGGGCGTGGCTGGCCAACAGAAAG CACTGGATGCTACCAAGCGCAAGAAGCTTAAATCGCGAACCACATCTGCCGAAATGCAGGCAGCAGCTGCGGCATCTCCCATCAATCAAAATAATTCGGGCAAGATCAGCAGGGGCGGTGTCAGCTACTCCAAGGACCATCTTGATGCCTGGCTGGAGAACTGCCTGCGGGATGCCACGAACGCCCAGTTGTCGTCTTCATCTGAGTTTTTGGACTTTATACCGCCTACAGCAACTGTTCCTAAGCCCATGTTCGTGAGTCAGGCGGGAGCTCAGCctcaacaacagcagcagcaacagcagcagcaacagcagcaacaacatcagcagcaacagcagcagcagcaacaaccatTTCCAATGCGTGCACAGCCGTACGGAATGGGCACAGGCACGCCCTTCAGCCTGGGGATTCAGCGC CAATCTCACTCCCTCTCGCATCGATACCCGATGCTCTTCCCACCCCAAAGCTTCAACGGCTACGGCATGGGCTACGCCGGGGATAGTGGACAGGAGTTTGCCAGTTTGCCGCCACTGGTCAATATGATGGGGAGTGGGGGTGGTGGCGGAGGTGCTAGTTCGGAGCACGAACCCAATTCCACAGACGTGTTGGACGGAAGCGGCAGCAATCCTAATTTCAGCAGAGG CTTTCGATTCAGCGACCCCTGCCTGCTGAACCCCTCCGACAATGACTCCAAGGTGAGCGGCCACAATACCCCGGACTGTCGCAACGGCAACATAGGCGGCAGTGCCTGCGATCTGGCGCAGCAGAACCAGTTCTTCGCGGCGCTGATGGAGCAAATAAAGATACTGCACGACACCAATTCCAGGATCTGTCAAAACCTGCACGAAACAAAAG GTGCATACACACCTGGCATGATGACCGAAGTGGTGCGAGAGGTTAAGGAGGCGGCTCGCGTACGAGAAGATGCACTGCTCAGCCG GGTTAAATCGATGGTCGAGGAGCGGCAGTGGAGCTTGAACGAGGGAAACGTTCGTATTCTCCGGGACATTGACGAACTCAAG TCGCATGTGATGCAGTTGCGCCTGGAGCGGAAGGAGACGAACAAGCGCCTGACGCACCTCGAGGCGGAGAACAAGTACCTGCGCCAGGCCCTGGCCAGTTGCTACAACCAGCGCCCGTCCTATCAAGACATTATCTACGAAAATGATCGAGCTCGGGGAGCTCGGAAGCCTTTCCCGAATGGAGGTGGAGCAGTAACGCGACGAGCGCACTCCTTCAATCTCCACTACGGAACTGTGCATCAGACGCCGGCCCAGGCCACGCATTCGCtggaggaggacgacgaggGGGAGGAGGAGCACGTACAGGAGCAGGCCGAGCTGGACAGTGAAGTGCAATCGGTGGTCACCAACAAGCGACTGTCCTGCTCCAGCAACGAGTCGCGCAGCAACGGAATGCCAACGCCACCAACCAAGCTACACTCGCAGCCCGCCACGCACGAGGGCGGTCCGCAGTCAGTGAGGAGTCCGCCGTCGTTTGCCCTGATTTCGGACCAAGTGGATCCGTCGCATCCTCCTCCCCTGCTGCCGCGCAAAAAGGAACACGCCCAGATCAAGCGAGAGCTCAGCGAAGCTGCCGCCGCACGTAAGGAGGCAAATCAACGTATAATTGCGTGGGTGTAG
- the LOC6500982 gene encoding uncharacterized protein LOC6500982 isoform X4 yields MTTTVQMERNPNGGGPGAMESNGEAPSAVAAGGGGGGEKNASIVGVAGQQKALDATKRKKLKSRTTSAEMQAAAAASPINQNNSGKISRGGVSYSKDHLDAWLENCLRDATNAQLSSSSEFLDFIPPTATVPKPMFVSQAGAQPQQQQQQQQQQQQQQHQQQQQQQQQPFPMRAQPYGMGTGTPFSLGIQRQSHSLSHRYPMLFPPQSFNGYGMGYAGDSGQEFASLPPLVNMMGSGGGGGGASSEHEPNSTDVLDGSGSNPNFSRGFRFSDPCLLNPSDNDSKVSGHNTPDCRNGNIGGSACDLAQQNQFFAALMEQIKILHDTNSRICQNLHETKGAYTPGMMTEVVREVKEAARVREDALLSRVKSMVEERQWSLNEGNVRILRDIDELKSHVMQLRLERKETNKRLTHLEAENKYLRQALASCYNQRPSYQDIIYENDRARGARKPFPNGGGAVTRRAHSFNLHYGTVHQTPAQATHSLEEDDEGEEEHVQEQAELDSEVQSVVTNKRLSCSSNESRSNGMPTPPTKLHSQPATHEGGPQSVRSPPSFALISDQVDPSHPPPLLPRKKEHAQIKRELSEAAAARKEANQRIIALEKLVKDLGAQVAMASSAPASAPVAPAAALTTKFSVADGPVTDL; encoded by the exons ATGACAACCACAGTCCAGATGGAGAGGAACCCCAATGGCGGTGGACCCGGGGCCATGGAATCGAACGGAGAGGCACCCTCTGCGGTGGCAGCCGGCGGAGGTGGCGGCGGCGAGAAGAATGCCTCCATCGTGGGCGTGGCTGGCCAACAGAAAG CACTGGATGCTACCAAGCGCAAGAAGCTTAAATCGCGAACCACATCTGCCGAAATGCAGGCAGCAGCTGCGGCATCTCCCATCAATCAAAATAATTCGGGCAAGATCAGCAGGGGCGGTGTCAGCTACTCCAAGGACCATCTTGATGCCTGGCTGGAGAACTGCCTGCGGGATGCCACGAACGCCCAGTTGTCGTCTTCATCTGAGTTTTTGGACTTTATACCGCCTACAGCAACTGTTCCTAAGCCCATGTTCGTGAGTCAGGCGGGAGCTCAGCctcaacaacagcagcagcaacagcagcagcaacagcagcaacaacatcagcagcaacagcagcagcagcaacaaccatTTCCAATGCGTGCACAGCCGTACGGAATGGGCACAGGCACGCCCTTCAGCCTGGGGATTCAGCGC CAATCTCACTCCCTCTCGCATCGATACCCGATGCTCTTCCCACCCCAAAGCTTCAACGGCTACGGCATGGGCTACGCCGGGGATAGTGGACAGGAGTTTGCCAGTTTGCCGCCACTGGTCAATATGATGGGGAGTGGGGGTGGTGGCGGAGGTGCTAGTTCGGAGCACGAACCCAATTCCACAGACGTGTTGGACGGAAGCGGCAGCAATCCTAATTTCAGCAGAGG CTTTCGATTCAGCGACCCCTGCCTGCTGAACCCCTCCGACAATGACTCCAAGGTGAGCGGCCACAATACCCCGGACTGTCGCAACGGCAACATAGGCGGCAGTGCCTGCGATCTGGCGCAGCAGAACCAGTTCTTCGCGGCGCTGATGGAGCAAATAAAGATACTGCACGACACCAATTCCAGGATCTGTCAAAACCTGCACGAAACAAAAG GTGCATACACACCTGGCATGATGACCGAAGTGGTGCGAGAGGTTAAGGAGGCGGCTCGCGTACGAGAAGATGCACTGCTCAGCCG GGTTAAATCGATGGTCGAGGAGCGGCAGTGGAGCTTGAACGAGGGAAACGTTCGTATTCTCCGGGACATTGACGAACTCAAG TCGCATGTGATGCAGTTGCGCCTGGAGCGGAAGGAGACGAACAAGCGCCTGACGCACCTCGAGGCGGAGAACAAGTACCTGCGCCAGGCCCTGGCCAGTTGCTACAACCAGCGCCCGTCCTATCAAGACATTATCTACGAAAATGATCGAGCTCGGGGAGCTCGGAAGCCTTTCCCGAATGGAGGTGGAGCAGTAACGCGACGAGCGCACTCCTTCAATCTCCACTACGGAACTGTGCATCAGACGCCGGCCCAGGCCACGCATTCGCtggaggaggacgacgaggGGGAGGAGGAGCACGTACAGGAGCAGGCCGAGCTGGACAGTGAAGTGCAATCGGTGGTCACCAACAAGCGACTGTCCTGCTCCAGCAACGAGTCGCGCAGCAACGGAATGCCAACGCCACCAACCAAGCTACACTCGCAGCCCGCCACGCACGAGGGCGGTCCGCAGTCAGTGAGGAGTCCGCCGTCGTTTGCCCTGATTTCGGACCAAGTGGATCCGTCGCATCCTCCTCCCCTGCTGCCGCGCAAAAAGGAACACGCCCAGATCAAGCGAGAGCTCAGCGAAGCTGCCGCCGCACGTAAGGAGGCAAATCAACGTATAATTGC CCTTGAAAAATTGGTTAAAGACCTAGGCGCCCAGGTGGCCATGGCTAGCAGCGCTCCAGCTTCAGCACCAGTTGCACCAGCGGCAGCCCTGACAACGAAATTCAGCGTGGCAGATGGACCGGTCACTGACTTATAG
- the LOC6500982 gene encoding uncharacterized protein LOC6500982 isoform X1, producing the protein MTTTVQMERNPNGGGPGAMESNGEAPSAVAAGGGGGGEKNASIVGVAGQQKALDATKRKKLKSRTTSAEMQAAAAASPINQNNSGKISRGGVSYSKDHLDAWLENCLRDATNAQLSSSSEFLDFIPPTATVPKPMFVSQAGAQPQQQQQQQQQQQQQQHQQQQQQQQQPFPMRAQPYGMGTGTPFSLGIQRQSHSLSHRYPMLFPPQSFNGYGMGYAGDSGQEFASLPPLVNMMGSGGGGGGASSEHEPNSTDVLDGSGSNPNFSRGFRFSDPCLLNPSDNDSKVSGHNTPDCRNGNIGGSACDLAQQNQFFAALMEQIKILHDTNSRICQNLHETKVDIEALKHAPFGHPWTPSGVGGMRHRRDSLSGLSTQSQPLVFGGGLGGTHSPAPTFHSGAYTPGMMTEVVREVKEAARVREDALLSRVKSMVEERQWSLNEGNVRILRDIDELKSHVMQLRLERKETNKRLTHLEAENKYLRQALASCYNQRPSYQDIIYENDRARGARKPFPNGGGAVTRRAHSFNLHYGTVHQTPAQATHSLEEDDEGEEEHVQEQAELDSEVQSVVTNKRLSCSSNESRSNGMPTPPTKLHSQPATHEGGPQSVRSPPSFALISDQVDPSHPPPLLPRKKEHAQIKRELSEAAAARKEANQRIIALEKLVKDLGAQVAMASSAPASAPVAPAAALTTKFSVADGPVTDL; encoded by the exons ATGACAACCACAGTCCAGATGGAGAGGAACCCCAATGGCGGTGGACCCGGGGCCATGGAATCGAACGGAGAGGCACCCTCTGCGGTGGCAGCCGGCGGAGGTGGCGGCGGCGAGAAGAATGCCTCCATCGTGGGCGTGGCTGGCCAACAGAAAG CACTGGATGCTACCAAGCGCAAGAAGCTTAAATCGCGAACCACATCTGCCGAAATGCAGGCAGCAGCTGCGGCATCTCCCATCAATCAAAATAATTCGGGCAAGATCAGCAGGGGCGGTGTCAGCTACTCCAAGGACCATCTTGATGCCTGGCTGGAGAACTGCCTGCGGGATGCCACGAACGCCCAGTTGTCGTCTTCATCTGAGTTTTTGGACTTTATACCGCCTACAGCAACTGTTCCTAAGCCCATGTTCGTGAGTCAGGCGGGAGCTCAGCctcaacaacagcagcagcaacagcagcagcaacagcagcaacaacatcagcagcaacagcagcagcagcaacaaccatTTCCAATGCGTGCACAGCCGTACGGAATGGGCACAGGCACGCCCTTCAGCCTGGGGATTCAGCGC CAATCTCACTCCCTCTCGCATCGATACCCGATGCTCTTCCCACCCCAAAGCTTCAACGGCTACGGCATGGGCTACGCCGGGGATAGTGGACAGGAGTTTGCCAGTTTGCCGCCACTGGTCAATATGATGGGGAGTGGGGGTGGTGGCGGAGGTGCTAGTTCGGAGCACGAACCCAATTCCACAGACGTGTTGGACGGAAGCGGCAGCAATCCTAATTTCAGCAGAGG CTTTCGATTCAGCGACCCCTGCCTGCTGAACCCCTCCGACAATGACTCCAAGGTGAGCGGCCACAATACCCCGGACTGTCGCAACGGCAACATAGGCGGCAGTGCCTGCGATCTGGCGCAGCAGAACCAGTTCTTCGCGGCGCTGATGGAGCAAATAAAGATACTGCACGACACCAATTCCAGGATCTGTCAAAACCTGCACGAAACAAAAG tCGATATTGAAGCCTTAAAGCACGCTCCTTTTGGTCATCCCTGGACGCCGTCCGGCGTTGGGGGCATGCGGCACCGTAGAGATAGCTTGAGCGGATTGAGCACCCAAAGTCAACCGTTGGTTTTTGGCGGGGGACTAGGCGGGACGCACAGCCCGGCGCCCACCTTCCATTCAG GTGCATACACACCTGGCATGATGACCGAAGTGGTGCGAGAGGTTAAGGAGGCGGCTCGCGTACGAGAAGATGCACTGCTCAGCCG GGTTAAATCGATGGTCGAGGAGCGGCAGTGGAGCTTGAACGAGGGAAACGTTCGTATTCTCCGGGACATTGACGAACTCAAG TCGCATGTGATGCAGTTGCGCCTGGAGCGGAAGGAGACGAACAAGCGCCTGACGCACCTCGAGGCGGAGAACAAGTACCTGCGCCAGGCCCTGGCCAGTTGCTACAACCAGCGCCCGTCCTATCAAGACATTATCTACGAAAATGATCGAGCTCGGGGAGCTCGGAAGCCTTTCCCGAATGGAGGTGGAGCAGTAACGCGACGAGCGCACTCCTTCAATCTCCACTACGGAACTGTGCATCAGACGCCGGCCCAGGCCACGCATTCGCtggaggaggacgacgaggGGGAGGAGGAGCACGTACAGGAGCAGGCCGAGCTGGACAGTGAAGTGCAATCGGTGGTCACCAACAAGCGACTGTCCTGCTCCAGCAACGAGTCGCGCAGCAACGGAATGCCAACGCCACCAACCAAGCTACACTCGCAGCCCGCCACGCACGAGGGCGGTCCGCAGTCAGTGAGGAGTCCGCCGTCGTTTGCCCTGATTTCGGACCAAGTGGATCCGTCGCATCCTCCTCCCCTGCTGCCGCGCAAAAAGGAACACGCCCAGATCAAGCGAGAGCTCAGCGAAGCTGCCGCCGCACGTAAGGAGGCAAATCAACGTATAATTGC CCTTGAAAAATTGGTTAAAGACCTAGGCGCCCAGGTGGCCATGGCTAGCAGCGCTCCAGCTTCAGCACCAGTTGCACCAGCGGCAGCCCTGACAACGAAATTCAGCGTGGCAGATGGACCGGTCACTGACTTATAG
- the LOC6500982 gene encoding uncharacterized protein LOC6500982 isoform X2 has translation MPGCSSSGVESPLDATKRKKLKSRTTSAEMQAAAAASPINQNNSGKISRGGVSYSKDHLDAWLENCLRDATNAQLSSSSEFLDFIPPTATVPKPMFVSQAGAQPQQQQQQQQQQQQQQHQQQQQQQQQPFPMRAQPYGMGTGTPFSLGIQRQSHSLSHRYPMLFPPQSFNGYGMGYAGDSGQEFASLPPLVNMMGSGGGGGGASSEHEPNSTDVLDGSGSNPNFSRGFRFSDPCLLNPSDNDSKVSGHNTPDCRNGNIGGSACDLAQQNQFFAALMEQIKILHDTNSRICQNLHETKVDIEALKHAPFGHPWTPSGVGGMRHRRDSLSGLSTQSQPLVFGGGLGGTHSPAPTFHSGAYTPGMMTEVVREVKEAARVREDALLSRVKSMVEERQWSLNEGNVRILRDIDELKSHVMQLRLERKETNKRLTHLEAENKYLRQALASCYNQRPSYQDIIYENDRARGARKPFPNGGGAVTRRAHSFNLHYGTVHQTPAQATHSLEEDDEGEEEHVQEQAELDSEVQSVVTNKRLSCSSNESRSNGMPTPPTKLHSQPATHEGGPQSVRSPPSFALISDQVDPSHPPPLLPRKKEHAQIKRELSEAAAARKEANQRIIALEKLVKDLGAQVAMASSAPASAPVAPAAALTTKFSVADGPVTDL, from the exons ATGCCTGGCTGCAGTTCGTCGGGGGTGGAAAGCC CACTGGATGCTACCAAGCGCAAGAAGCTTAAATCGCGAACCACATCTGCCGAAATGCAGGCAGCAGCTGCGGCATCTCCCATCAATCAAAATAATTCGGGCAAGATCAGCAGGGGCGGTGTCAGCTACTCCAAGGACCATCTTGATGCCTGGCTGGAGAACTGCCTGCGGGATGCCACGAACGCCCAGTTGTCGTCTTCATCTGAGTTTTTGGACTTTATACCGCCTACAGCAACTGTTCCTAAGCCCATGTTCGTGAGTCAGGCGGGAGCTCAGCctcaacaacagcagcagcaacagcagcagcaacagcagcaacaacatcagcagcaacagcagcagcagcaacaaccatTTCCAATGCGTGCACAGCCGTACGGAATGGGCACAGGCACGCCCTTCAGCCTGGGGATTCAGCGC CAATCTCACTCCCTCTCGCATCGATACCCGATGCTCTTCCCACCCCAAAGCTTCAACGGCTACGGCATGGGCTACGCCGGGGATAGTGGACAGGAGTTTGCCAGTTTGCCGCCACTGGTCAATATGATGGGGAGTGGGGGTGGTGGCGGAGGTGCTAGTTCGGAGCACGAACCCAATTCCACAGACGTGTTGGACGGAAGCGGCAGCAATCCTAATTTCAGCAGAGG CTTTCGATTCAGCGACCCCTGCCTGCTGAACCCCTCCGACAATGACTCCAAGGTGAGCGGCCACAATACCCCGGACTGTCGCAACGGCAACATAGGCGGCAGTGCCTGCGATCTGGCGCAGCAGAACCAGTTCTTCGCGGCGCTGATGGAGCAAATAAAGATACTGCACGACACCAATTCCAGGATCTGTCAAAACCTGCACGAAACAAAAG tCGATATTGAAGCCTTAAAGCACGCTCCTTTTGGTCATCCCTGGACGCCGTCCGGCGTTGGGGGCATGCGGCACCGTAGAGATAGCTTGAGCGGATTGAGCACCCAAAGTCAACCGTTGGTTTTTGGCGGGGGACTAGGCGGGACGCACAGCCCGGCGCCCACCTTCCATTCAG GTGCATACACACCTGGCATGATGACCGAAGTGGTGCGAGAGGTTAAGGAGGCGGCTCGCGTACGAGAAGATGCACTGCTCAGCCG GGTTAAATCGATGGTCGAGGAGCGGCAGTGGAGCTTGAACGAGGGAAACGTTCGTATTCTCCGGGACATTGACGAACTCAAG TCGCATGTGATGCAGTTGCGCCTGGAGCGGAAGGAGACGAACAAGCGCCTGACGCACCTCGAGGCGGAGAACAAGTACCTGCGCCAGGCCCTGGCCAGTTGCTACAACCAGCGCCCGTCCTATCAAGACATTATCTACGAAAATGATCGAGCTCGGGGAGCTCGGAAGCCTTTCCCGAATGGAGGTGGAGCAGTAACGCGACGAGCGCACTCCTTCAATCTCCACTACGGAACTGTGCATCAGACGCCGGCCCAGGCCACGCATTCGCtggaggaggacgacgaggGGGAGGAGGAGCACGTACAGGAGCAGGCCGAGCTGGACAGTGAAGTGCAATCGGTGGTCACCAACAAGCGACTGTCCTGCTCCAGCAACGAGTCGCGCAGCAACGGAATGCCAACGCCACCAACCAAGCTACACTCGCAGCCCGCCACGCACGAGGGCGGTCCGCAGTCAGTGAGGAGTCCGCCGTCGTTTGCCCTGATTTCGGACCAAGTGGATCCGTCGCATCCTCCTCCCCTGCTGCCGCGCAAAAAGGAACACGCCCAGATCAAGCGAGAGCTCAGCGAAGCTGCCGCCGCACGTAAGGAGGCAAATCAACGTATAATTGC CCTTGAAAAATTGGTTAAAGACCTAGGCGCCCAGGTGGCCATGGCTAGCAGCGCTCCAGCTTCAGCACCAGTTGCACCAGCGGCAGCCCTGACAACGAAATTCAGCGTGGCAGATGGACCGGTCACTGACTTATAG
- the LOC6500982 gene encoding uncharacterized protein LOC6500982 isoform X3 translates to MTTTVQMERNPNGGGPGAMESNGEAPSAVAAGGGGGGEKNASIVGVAGQQKALDATKRKKLKSRTTSAEMQAAAAASPINQNNSGKISRGGVSYSKDHLDAWLENCLRDATNAQLSSSSEFLDFIPPTATVPKPMFVSQAGAQPQQQQQQQQQQQQQQHQQQQQQQQQPFPMRAQPYGMGTGTPFSLGIQRQSHSLSHRYPMLFPPQSFNGYGMGYAGDSGQEFASLPPLVNMMGSGGGGGGASSEHEPNSTDVLDGSGSNPNFSRGFRFSDPCLLNPSDNDSKVSGHNTPDCRNGNIGGSACDLAQQNQFFAALMEQIKILHDTNSRICQNLHETKVDIEALKHAPFGHPWTPSGVGGMRHRRDSLSGLSTQSQPLVFGGGLGGTHSPAPTFHSGAYTPGMMTEVVREVKEAARVREDALLSRVKSMVEERQWSLNEGNVRILRDIDELKSHVMQLRLERKETNKRLTHLEAENKYLRQALASCYNQRPSYQDIIYENDRARGARKPFPNGGGAVTRRAHSFNLHYGTVHQTPAQATHSLEEDDEGEEEHVQEQAELDSEVQSVVTNKRLSCSSNESRSNGMPTPPTKLHSQPATHEGGPQSVRSPPSFALISDQVDPSHPPPLLPRKKEHAQIKRELSEAAAAPLKNWLKT, encoded by the exons ATGACAACCACAGTCCAGATGGAGAGGAACCCCAATGGCGGTGGACCCGGGGCCATGGAATCGAACGGAGAGGCACCCTCTGCGGTGGCAGCCGGCGGAGGTGGCGGCGGCGAGAAGAATGCCTCCATCGTGGGCGTGGCTGGCCAACAGAAAG CACTGGATGCTACCAAGCGCAAGAAGCTTAAATCGCGAACCACATCTGCCGAAATGCAGGCAGCAGCTGCGGCATCTCCCATCAATCAAAATAATTCGGGCAAGATCAGCAGGGGCGGTGTCAGCTACTCCAAGGACCATCTTGATGCCTGGCTGGAGAACTGCCTGCGGGATGCCACGAACGCCCAGTTGTCGTCTTCATCTGAGTTTTTGGACTTTATACCGCCTACAGCAACTGTTCCTAAGCCCATGTTCGTGAGTCAGGCGGGAGCTCAGCctcaacaacagcagcagcaacagcagcagcaacagcagcaacaacatcagcagcaacagcagcagcagcaacaaccatTTCCAATGCGTGCACAGCCGTACGGAATGGGCACAGGCACGCCCTTCAGCCTGGGGATTCAGCGC CAATCTCACTCCCTCTCGCATCGATACCCGATGCTCTTCCCACCCCAAAGCTTCAACGGCTACGGCATGGGCTACGCCGGGGATAGTGGACAGGAGTTTGCCAGTTTGCCGCCACTGGTCAATATGATGGGGAGTGGGGGTGGTGGCGGAGGTGCTAGTTCGGAGCACGAACCCAATTCCACAGACGTGTTGGACGGAAGCGGCAGCAATCCTAATTTCAGCAGAGG CTTTCGATTCAGCGACCCCTGCCTGCTGAACCCCTCCGACAATGACTCCAAGGTGAGCGGCCACAATACCCCGGACTGTCGCAACGGCAACATAGGCGGCAGTGCCTGCGATCTGGCGCAGCAGAACCAGTTCTTCGCGGCGCTGATGGAGCAAATAAAGATACTGCACGACACCAATTCCAGGATCTGTCAAAACCTGCACGAAACAAAAG tCGATATTGAAGCCTTAAAGCACGCTCCTTTTGGTCATCCCTGGACGCCGTCCGGCGTTGGGGGCATGCGGCACCGTAGAGATAGCTTGAGCGGATTGAGCACCCAAAGTCAACCGTTGGTTTTTGGCGGGGGACTAGGCGGGACGCACAGCCCGGCGCCCACCTTCCATTCAG GTGCATACACACCTGGCATGATGACCGAAGTGGTGCGAGAGGTTAAGGAGGCGGCTCGCGTACGAGAAGATGCACTGCTCAGCCG GGTTAAATCGATGGTCGAGGAGCGGCAGTGGAGCTTGAACGAGGGAAACGTTCGTATTCTCCGGGACATTGACGAACTCAAG TCGCATGTGATGCAGTTGCGCCTGGAGCGGAAGGAGACGAACAAGCGCCTGACGCACCTCGAGGCGGAGAACAAGTACCTGCGCCAGGCCCTGGCCAGTTGCTACAACCAGCGCCCGTCCTATCAAGACATTATCTACGAAAATGATCGAGCTCGGGGAGCTCGGAAGCCTTTCCCGAATGGAGGTGGAGCAGTAACGCGACGAGCGCACTCCTTCAATCTCCACTACGGAACTGTGCATCAGACGCCGGCCCAGGCCACGCATTCGCtggaggaggacgacgaggGGGAGGAGGAGCACGTACAGGAGCAGGCCGAGCTGGACAGTGAAGTGCAATCGGTGGTCACCAACAAGCGACTGTCCTGCTCCAGCAACGAGTCGCGCAGCAACGGAATGCCAACGCCACCAACCAAGCTACACTCGCAGCCCGCCACGCACGAGGGCGGTCCGCAGTCAGTGAGGAGTCCGCCGTCGTTTGCCCTGATTTCGGACCAAGTGGATCCGTCGCATCCTCCTCCCCTGCTGCCGCGCAAAAAGGAACACGCCCAGATCAAGCGAGAGCTCAGCGAAGCTGCCGCCGCAC CCTTGAAAAATTGGTTAAAGACCTAG